The following proteins are encoded in a genomic region of Columba livia isolate bColLiv1 breed racing homer chromosome 17, bColLiv1.pat.W.v2, whole genome shotgun sequence:
- the RFC5 gene encoding replication factor C subunit 5 isoform X1 — MSPPRPAALARSRMMARAGGGNLPWVEKYRPQALSELVSHQDILSTVQRFISEDRLPHLLLYGPPGTGKTSTILACARQLYREREFGSMVLELNASDDRGIDIVRGPILSFASTRTIFKKGFKLVILDEADAMTQDAQNALRRVIEKFTENTRFCLICNYLSKIIPALQSRCTRFRFGPLTPELMVPRLQHVIQEEGVDVTEDGMKALVTLSSGDMRRALNILQSTTMAFGKVTEENVYTCTGHPLESDIANILDWMLNQDFSTAYRKITELKTLKGLALQDILTEIHLFVHRVDFPPSIRIQLLIKLADIEYRLAAGTSEKIQLSSLIAAFQVTRDLIVAEA, encoded by the exons ATGTccccgccccgtcccgccgcTCTCGCGAGATCGCGGATGATGGCGCGAGCCGGTGGCGGGAACCTGCCGTG GGTGGAGAAGTACCGGCCGCAGGCTCTGTCGGAGCTGGTGTCGCACCAGGATATCCTCAGCACCG TGCAGCGGTTCATCAGTGAGGATCGGCTCCCGCATCTCCTCCTCTATGGCCCCCCCGGTACCGGGAAGACCTCGACCATCCTTGCCTGCGCCAGGCAGCTCTACCGGGAGCGGGAGTTCGGCTCCATGGTGCTGGAG CTCAACGCCTCCGATGACCGGGGTATCGACATTGTCCGAGGGCCCATCCTGAGCTTCGCCAGCACCAGGACCATCTTTAA GAAAGGCTTCAAGCTCGTCATCCTGGATGAAGCCGATGCCATGACCCAGGATGCTCAGAACGCCCTGAGGCGAG TGATCGAGAAGTTCACAGAAAACACCCGCTTTTGCCTCATCTGCAACTACCTCTCCAAGATCATCCCGGCCCTGCAGTCCCGCTGCACGCGCTTCCGATTCGGCCCCCTCACCCCGGAGCTGATGGTGCCCCGGCTGCAGCACGTCATTCAGGAGGAGGG GGTGGACGTGACTGAGGATGGGATGAAGGCTCTGGTGACCCTCTCAAGTGGTGACATGCGCAGAGCCCTCAATATCTTGCAG agCACCACTATGGCCTTCGGGAAGGTGACAGAGGAGAACGTCTATACCTGCACGGGACACCCCCTCGAGTCTGACATCGCCAATATCCTCGACTGGATGCTGAACCAGGACTTTTCCACCGCCTACCGCA AAATCACAGAGCTGAAGACGTTGAAGGGCTTGGCCCTGCAGGACATCCTCACTGAGATCCACCTCTTCGTGCACAGGG TCGATTTCCCACCCTCAATCCGCATCCAGCTGCTGATCAAACTGGCGGACATCGA GTACCGGCTGGCCGCGGGGACCAGTGAAAAGATTCAGCTGAGCTCCCTCATCGCGGCTTTCCAAGTCACCAGGGACCTGATTGTGGCCGAAGCCTGA
- the RFC5 gene encoding replication factor C subunit 5 isoform X2, whose product MVLELNASDDRGIDIVRGPILSFASTRTIFKKGFKLVILDEADAMTQDAQNALRRVIEKFTENTRFCLICNYLSKIIPALQSRCTRFRFGPLTPELMVPRLQHVIQEEGVDVTEDGMKALVTLSSGDMRRALNILQSTTMAFGKVTEENVYTCTGHPLESDIANILDWMLNQDFSTAYRKITELKTLKGLALQDILTEIHLFVHRVDFPPSIRIQLLIKLADIEYRLAAGTSEKIQLSSLIAAFQVTRDLIVAEA is encoded by the exons ATGGTGCTGGAG CTCAACGCCTCCGATGACCGGGGTATCGACATTGTCCGAGGGCCCATCCTGAGCTTCGCCAGCACCAGGACCATCTTTAA GAAAGGCTTCAAGCTCGTCATCCTGGATGAAGCCGATGCCATGACCCAGGATGCTCAGAACGCCCTGAGGCGAG TGATCGAGAAGTTCACAGAAAACACCCGCTTTTGCCTCATCTGCAACTACCTCTCCAAGATCATCCCGGCCCTGCAGTCCCGCTGCACGCGCTTCCGATTCGGCCCCCTCACCCCGGAGCTGATGGTGCCCCGGCTGCAGCACGTCATTCAGGAGGAGGG GGTGGACGTGACTGAGGATGGGATGAAGGCTCTGGTGACCCTCTCAAGTGGTGACATGCGCAGAGCCCTCAATATCTTGCAG agCACCACTATGGCCTTCGGGAAGGTGACAGAGGAGAACGTCTATACCTGCACGGGACACCCCCTCGAGTCTGACATCGCCAATATCCTCGACTGGATGCTGAACCAGGACTTTTCCACCGCCTACCGCA AAATCACAGAGCTGAAGACGTTGAAGGGCTTGGCCCTGCAGGACATCCTCACTGAGATCCACCTCTTCGTGCACAGGG TCGATTTCCCACCCTCAATCCGCATCCAGCTGCTGATCAAACTGGCGGACATCGA GTACCGGCTGGCCGCGGGGACCAGTGAAAAGATTCAGCTGAGCTCCCTCATCGCGGCTTTCCAAGTCACCAGGGACCTGATTGTGGCCGAAGCCTGA